A stretch of Gasterosteus aculeatus chromosome 4, fGasAcu3.hap1.1, whole genome shotgun sequence DNA encodes these proteins:
- the LOC120817938 gene encoding uncharacterized protein LOC120817938: MTFQGRLHLCCNLLFCLLLGCASADHIIATVGEDVTLICNYDAEQYGKLSACWGQGAVPSRGCANEVIRSDGTSVTGRLSERYELKGDVGVGDVSLTIRQVEEGDSGTYGCRVEIPGWFNDHKHQLTLTVVAVRPNALKVETREVKERTVTVGWTPVFDGGKPITAYRIDLKNKQASWDTAVSTEVANPELTQLTLADLRPAEQYNLRMFAINSVGMSEASNVLTVTTKEAAPASPPLDMQLKGLTPHSIQVTWKPPRLDHRNGILRSYSVSYREYDAAGRHFKRWQHSSVAATRDVESVVLSNLRPSTAYGVIVQAKNNAGVGPASTAPLCSTLDEVKTSTASTIKSSSSAATIWMQETTRSTSGHITSTTETVTAATGGRESTAGTSSVLPDPPVIYLTEVKDSTISLFWIPGFGGDTDITGYYLECKAVNASWDNTKMVVDFSANQTEATVIEMYPSTYNIRMFAQNSLGTSKASNILTITTREAGHGRDDLLTTVSMDTHAAASVEESKSHHLAATVVPLVLVVTAVAIVAMWQLRRIKQKKGSLSMWLTNEALRHRGAESLQEL, from the exons ATGACTTTTCAAGGACGACTCCATCTGTGTTGCAATCTCCTCTTTTGTCTTCTCCTGG GTTGTGCGTCTGCAGATCACATCATAGCCACGGTGGGAGAAGACGTGACTCTGATATGCAACTATGATGCTGAGCAGTACGGCAAGCTTTCCGCATGCTGGGGACAGGGAGCCGTCCCCAGCAGGGGATGTGCCAACGAGGTGATCCGGTCCGACGGGACATCAGTAACCGGCAGGCTGTCGGAGCGTTACGAGCTCAAGGGGGATGTTGGTGTGGGAGACGTGTCGCTGACCATcaggcaggtggaggagggcgaCTCCGGGACGTATGGATGCCGTGTGGAGATACCGGGCTGGTTCAACGATCACAAGCACCAGCTGACTCTCACGGTGGTGGCAG TTCGCCCTAACGCCCTGAAGGTGGAGACGAGAGAGGTGAAGGAGAGAACTGTCACTGTTGGCTGGACCCCCGTGTTTGATGGCGGCAAGCCGATCACAGCCTACAGGATTgatctaaaaaacaaacaag CATCCTGGGATACCGCAGTCAGTACCGAAGTCGCAAATCCGGAACTGACTCAGCTGACTTTGGCTGATTTGCGTCCGGCCGAGCAGTACAACCTTCGCATGTTCGCCATCAACAGCGTGGGCATGAGCGAGGCCAGCAACGTTCTGACCGTCACAACTAAAGAAGCCG CGCCAGCGTCTCCTCCCCTGGACATGCAGCTGAAGGGCCTCACTCCTCACAGCATCCAGGTCACTTGGAAG CCGCCGAGGCTCGATCACAGAAACGGGATTCTTCGGAGTTACAGCGTGAGCTACAGGGAGTACGACGCCGCCGGCCGGCACTTCAAAAGGTGGCAGCACTCAAGTGTGGCGGCCACGCGGGACGTGGAGAGCGTCGTCCTGAGCAACCTGAGGCCTTCTACCGCGTACGGCGTGATTGTACAGGCCAAAAACAATGCAGGAGTAGGACCCGCATCGACGGCACCGCTCTGCTCCACTCTGGATGAAG TCAAAACGTCGACAGCTTCAACTATCAAATCGTCTTCCTCTGCGGCCACAATCTGGATGCAGGAGACTACGCGTTCCACCTCAG GTCACATAACTTCAACAACTGAGACTGTTACTGCTGCCACTGGTGGGAGAGAAAGTACCGCAGGAACCTCGTCAG TGCTCCCGGATCCCCCAGTGATCTACTTAACGGAGGTCAAAGACAGCACGATTTCCCTCTTCTGGATTCCCGGCTTTGGGGGCGACACCGACATCACCGGCTATTACCTGGAGTGTAAAGCAGTGAACG cctcGTGGGATAACACAAAGATGGTTGTTGACTTTAGTGCCAACCAGACAGAGGCCACAGTAATAGAGATGTATCCCTCAACATACAACATCCGCATGTTTGCCCAGAACAGTCTGGGCACCAGTAAAGCCAGCAATATCCtcaccatcaccaccagagAAGCAG gTCATGGGAGGGATGATCTCCTCACCACCGTATCTATGGACACTCATGCTGCT GCAAGTGTGGAGGAGAGTAAAAGTCATCACCTAGCAGCCACCGTGGTGCCATTGGTGCTGGTGGTGACGGCTGTTGCCATAGTAGCCATGTGGCAGCTGCGGC gaataaaacagaaaaaaggcagCCTGAGCAT GTGGCTGACCAACGAAGCTCTACGTCACAGAGGCGCAGAGTCACTACAAGAGCTGTAA
- the LOC120818251 gene encoding T-cell immunoglobulin and mucin domain-containing protein 4 yields the protein MRGFCYFYLLILTQVSSSTRSVIGFFGHNVTLACRYDTSHHGVLSFCWGRGELPTFKCSDTIVSWEDGPVPSITSPRYRLLGSTADGDVSLTILDAQRSDAGLYGCRVEIPGWFNDHKVNTRLVMEQEIVTTFVTNNEEVVVDSTLDLFEATSTAVKSKDAHGVGNIGRATAVFLSAIILILVLVFRRRFLPKRPLEHPQTSPAENVYEVL from the exons ATGCGtggtttttgttatttttacctcTTAATCCTGACCCAAG TGTCTTCCAGCACCCGCAGCGTCATTGGCTTCTTTGGGCACAATGTCACTCTGGCCTGCAGGTATGACACCTCACATCACGGCGTCCTGAGTTTCTGTTGGGGACGAGGGGAGCTGCCCACGTTCAAATGCTCCGACACCATCGTCTCCTGGGAGGACGGGCCCGTGCCTTCCATCACGTCGCCCAGGTACCGGCTGCTGGGCAGCACTGCGGACGGAGATGTGTCGCTGACCATCCTGGACGCCCAGAGGAGCGATGCCGGCCTGTACGGCTGCAGGGTGGAGATCCCAGGCTGGTTCAATGACCACAAGGTCAACACGCGTCTCGTCATGGAGCAAG AAATAGTGACGACATTCGTGACTAACAATGAAGAAGTTGTTGTTGACTCAACCTTGGATCTATTTGAAGCAACATCAACTGCG GTAAAATCCAAAGACGCCCATGGAGTGGGGAACATTGGCAGGGCGACAGCTGTTTTCCTCTCCGCCATAATCCTAATCCTGGTCCTGGTTTTCA GGAGAAGGTTCCTGCCGAAGAGGCCACTTGAACATCCCCAAACCTCACCTGCTGAAAACGTTTATGAAGTATTATGA